One genomic region from Halococcus qingdaonensis encodes:
- a CDS encoding right-handed parallel beta-helix repeat-containing protein, whose translation MTDDTKRHRREVLKLGAAAGATGTVGLGRMAVGAGDTHTTPAALPDRDPPREYENYRTRRVPEDHDTIQAAVSAANPHDLVLVGPGRYTEEVRVLDTPNITIRGRDRNRVVLDGEGTRYNGIIALADGVVMENLTATGYAYNAFYWTGVDGYRGSYLTAVNNGDYGLYAFDSVNGRFEHSYAAGHPDSGFYIGQSNPSHARVENVVAERNGIGYSGTNAGGNLVLRNSVWRHNMGGIVPNTLDSEALAPQSAMRIENNEVYDNNNADAPAKAFGYAAFGTGINVAGGRDNEIVDNDVTGHVNFGIGAIPMIDANLWRPGGNRVHDNRVADSGRADLALGAPVRDGNRFANNDVSSSRPGSLTDDGMLGDLMTGVGDPWLTLSLGKQYLQAELGEYPRGDWRDGPDPPERKPMPNPERPPREAVGPRRG comes from the coding sequence ATGACCGATGACACGAAACGACACCGACGCGAGGTCCTGAAACTCGGGGCTGCAGCGGGTGCGACGGGGACGGTCGGTCTCGGGCGGATGGCCGTCGGCGCGGGCGATACCCACACCACTCCGGCGGCACTTCCCGATCGCGACCCGCCACGCGAGTACGAGAACTATCGGACGCGCCGCGTTCCGGAGGATCACGACACGATCCAGGCGGCGGTTTCGGCGGCGAACCCTCACGATCTCGTGCTCGTCGGCCCGGGACGCTACACCGAGGAGGTCCGGGTGCTCGACACGCCGAACATCACGATCCGTGGGCGCGACCGGAACCGCGTCGTCCTCGACGGCGAGGGGACGCGGTACAACGGGATCATCGCGCTGGCCGACGGCGTGGTGATGGAGAACCTGACCGCGACGGGCTATGCGTACAACGCTTTCTACTGGACCGGCGTCGATGGCTATCGGGGGAGCTATCTCACTGCGGTCAACAACGGCGATTACGGCCTGTACGCGTTCGATTCGGTCAACGGTCGCTTCGAGCACTCGTACGCGGCCGGCCATCCAGACTCGGGCTTCTACATTGGTCAGTCGAACCCCTCGCACGCACGCGTCGAGAACGTCGTCGCCGAGCGCAACGGGATCGGCTACTCCGGCACCAACGCCGGCGGCAATCTCGTTCTCAGGAACTCGGTGTGGCGGCACAACATGGGCGGCATCGTTCCGAACACGCTCGATTCGGAGGCGCTCGCGCCGCAGTCAGCCATGCGCATCGAAAACAACGAGGTCTACGACAACAACAACGCCGACGCGCCGGCGAAGGCGTTCGGCTACGCGGCCTTCGGCACCGGGATCAACGTCGCCGGCGGGCGGGACAACGAGATCGTCGACAACGACGTCACCGGCCACGTCAACTTCGGCATCGGTGCCATCCCGATGATCGACGCGAACCTCTGGCGACCGGGCGGCAACCGTGTCCACGACAATCGCGTCGCGGATTCCGGCCGGGCCGATCTCGCGCTCGGTGCACCCGTCCGCGACGGCAACCGCTTCGCGAACAACGACGTCTCGTCGTCCCGTCCGGGTAGCCTCACCGACGACGGCATGCTCGGTGATCTCATGACCGGCGTCGGCGACCCGTGGCTGACGCTCTCGCTCGGCAAGCAGTATCTCCAGGCTGAACTCGGCGAGTATCCCCGCGGCGACTGGCGCGACGGCCCCGATCCACCCGAGCGAAAACCGATGCCGAACCCCGAACGCCCGCCGCGCGAGGCCGTCGGGCCACGGAGGGGCTGA
- a CDS encoding high-potential iron-sulfur protein, with product MDDRRTFLRLIGGGSTAVLAGCLGSDAGQSDNGDATTADGGASTTTARTGGTTNSSVPARYETATGLSDRQRDPSSLTAKDTVAYQSSPKDGQGCSGCQHFIPAKGDDELGACVLVEGRIHPDGWCKLFSPTG from the coding sequence ATGGACGATAGACGGACGTTCCTCCGGCTGATCGGCGGGGGATCGACCGCCGTGCTTGCCGGCTGTTTGGGATCCGACGCGGGCCAGTCCGACAATGGGGACGCGACCACTGCCGACGGCGGTGCCTCGACCACCACCGCTCGTACCGGTGGAACGACGAACAGCTCCGTGCCGGCACGCTACGAGACGGCGACGGGTCTCAGCGATCGCCAGCGCGATCCGTCGTCGCTCACCGCCAAGGACACCGTCGCCTACCAGTCGTCCCCGAAGGATGGGCAGGGCTGTTCCGGCTGCCAACATTTCATCCCGGCGAAAGGCGACGACGAGCTCGGTGCCTGCGTGCTGGTCGAGGGACGTATCCATCCCGACGGCTGGTGCAAACTCTTCTCACCCACCGGCTAG
- a CDS encoding ferredoxin--NADP reductase has translation MPFEATITSIHRMTPRVKQFVVEAEETFDFDPGQHTTVRFERDEPDDDEDEQVVRPYTATNTPGNDRITLAIKRYDDGTASVYMHEREVGDTITLGELGGNLTLRDTDRDVVFVSTGTGITPMIAMLKQYLEVGTGEAHFFYGEKNQENVMYRETLDQLAAEHDELSVVYSLSDEEWAGPTGYVQDHLDDRLDDLDRDFYVCGVPGMVVDTKDELDELGVDDDRVFSEGWEDGEVED, from the coding sequence ATGCCCTTCGAGGCGACAATCACGTCGATCCACCGGATGACACCGCGGGTGAAACAGTTCGTGGTCGAGGCCGAGGAAACGTTCGACTTCGACCCCGGCCAGCATACGACCGTCCGTTTCGAGCGCGACGAGCCGGACGACGACGAGGACGAACAGGTCGTCCGTCCGTACACGGCGACGAACACGCCGGGCAACGACCGGATCACGCTCGCGATCAAGCGCTACGACGATGGCACCGCCTCGGTCTACATGCACGAGCGCGAGGTCGGCGACACGATCACGCTCGGCGAGCTCGGCGGCAACCTCACCCTTCGCGACACCGACAGGGACGTCGTCTTCGTCTCAACGGGGACGGGTATCACGCCGATGATAGCCATGCTGAAACAGTATCTCGAAGTCGGCACCGGCGAGGCCCACTTCTTCTACGGCGAGAAGAACCAGGAGAACGTCATGTACCGCGAGACGCTCGACCAGCTCGCGGCCGAACACGACGAGCTGTCCGTCGTCTACTCGCTCTCCGACGAGGAGTGGGCGGGCCCGACCGGCTACGTTCAGGATCACCTCGACGACCGTCTCGACGACCTCGACAGGGATTTCTACGTCTGTGGCGTCCCGGGGATGGTCGTCGACACGAAGGACGAACTCGACGAACTGGGCGTCGACGACGATCGGGTGTTCTCCGAGGGCTGGGAAGACGGCGAGGTCGAAGACTGA
- a CDS encoding thiamine-phosphate synthase family protein codes for MSLRLPSEIVVERFLPTARSMLASELAERDFTQQEIADRLGVTQAAVSKSLGGDGAVEERFRENERMQATMARIADGFAADTMSGYEALAELLELIRAFEDRGPICAVHEEEMPALDGLGCDLCVRGSDDGVLAERDVLRTVRTAVRRVTNTPEIAAHVPKVGTNVATALPEATDATAVAAVPGRVHAVGGRVLVPAQPEFGASQHVAETLLAAMAIDPSIRGALNLATSDALLAAAEEHDIDPLRFDADYENRAEHLRERFRERGAVPRLIYHEGAFGIEPVTYLLGADAIEAAALAGDLVAAADG; via the coding sequence ATGTCACTGCGCCTCCCGAGCGAGATCGTGGTCGAGCGGTTCCTCCCGACCGCTCGGTCGATGCTGGCGAGCGAACTCGCCGAGCGCGATTTCACTCAACAGGAGATCGCCGATCGACTGGGCGTGACTCAGGCCGCCGTCAGCAAGTCCCTCGGCGGCGACGGCGCTGTCGAGGAGCGGTTTCGCGAGAACGAGCGGATGCAGGCGACGATGGCGCGGATCGCCGACGGGTTCGCCGCCGACACGATGAGCGGTTACGAGGCGCTCGCAGAACTGCTCGAACTGATCCGTGCGTTCGAGGATCGCGGCCCCATCTGTGCCGTCCACGAGGAGGAGATGCCGGCGCTCGACGGTCTCGGCTGCGATCTCTGCGTCCGCGGGAGCGACGACGGCGTGCTCGCCGAACGCGACGTCCTCAGAACCGTCCGCACCGCCGTGCGACGGGTGACGAACACGCCGGAGATCGCCGCCCACGTCCCGAAAGTCGGCACGAACGTCGCCACGGCGCTGCCGGAGGCGACCGACGCGACCGCGGTCGCGGCCGTTCCCGGACGCGTCCACGCGGTCGGCGGGCGGGTACTCGTTCCGGCACAGCCCGAGTTCGGGGCCTCACAGCACGTCGCCGAGACCCTGCTCGCCGCGATGGCGATCGATCCCTCGATCCGAGGTGCGCTCAACCTCGCCACCTCCGATGCTCTTCTCGCGGCGGCCGAGGAACACGATATCGATCCCCTGCGATTCGACGCGGACTACGAGAACCGCGCCGAGCACCTCCGCGAGCGCTTTCGCGAGCGCGGGGCAGTCCCGCGGCTCATCTATCACGAAGGCGCGTTCGGCATCGAACCCGTGACCTACCTCCTCGGCGCGGATGCGATCGAGGCTGCCGCGCTCGCCGGCGATCTCGTCGCAGCTGCCGATGGCTGA
- a CDS encoding polysaccharide deacetylase family protein has protein sequence MTDPGRRRLLTMLGAAATALGSGCTTILGSTAGPNDDQPNETDRQQPSTTTENRSRGRTSGTDRDDPGSKLRRTAWASGTPLSADSGIGEWTATNGSVSSTDWHGPGGDTGVELVSPVRVDRTAMRASFDRPIDLTSSALSFGIRLDRAAEETIELQLLAPDADNRLSMERYLKRKEGTVRVDFAPSSVTGAPDLTDVRGLVIRAYTGDEKSLTLRVGAPRLRKLSQRRGAVILTFDDGHHTQFDTAKPIMDEFGYPGVVGVIPWFVGNEIRATRSQLHTMADDGWEMASHPQFEEAPLPTLSRKRQREAIERSQRWLIDEGFDSGGETLIWPFGDFDEGVLDMVGEFHELAFGGGSSPAPWAITEPAWVPRVNGDNPEEVRQAVDMAAGFGGVTTVMFHTIGQARLSTAAFRDELHYIEQADVDVVLPSALADAQPY, from the coding sequence GTGACTGACCCCGGCCGGCGACGACTGCTGACGATGCTCGGTGCCGCCGCGACCGCGCTGGGGTCGGGCTGTACGACCATTCTCGGTTCGACGGCCGGACCGAACGACGACCAACCAAACGAGACCGACCGCCAGCAGCCGTCGACCACCACCGAGAACCGGAGTCGGGGGCGGACGAGCGGGACGGATCGTGACGATCCCGGCTCCAAGCTGCGGCGGACAGCGTGGGCGAGCGGCACGCCGCTGTCGGCCGATTCCGGGATCGGCGAGTGGACGGCGACCAACGGATCGGTTTCGTCAACCGACTGGCACGGCCCGGGCGGCGACACGGGCGTCGAGCTCGTCTCGCCGGTACGCGTCGATCGTACGGCGATGCGGGCCTCGTTCGATCGGCCGATCGATCTGACGAGTTCGGCGCTGTCGTTCGGCATCCGTCTCGATCGCGCGGCCGAGGAGACGATCGAGCTCCAGCTGCTCGCACCGGATGCGGACAACCGCCTCTCGATGGAGCGCTATCTCAAGCGAAAGGAGGGGACCGTGCGGGTCGATTTCGCGCCGTCGTCGGTCACTGGCGCGCCCGATCTGACCGACGTCCGCGGGCTGGTGATCAGAGCGTACACTGGCGACGAGAAATCGCTCACGCTGCGCGTGGGCGCGCCGCGCCTCCGGAAACTGTCACAGCGGCGCGGTGCGGTAATCCTCACGTTCGACGACGGTCACCACACGCAGTTCGACACGGCCAAGCCGATCATGGACGAGTTCGGCTATCCCGGTGTCGTCGGCGTGATTCCGTGGTTCGTCGGCAACGAGATCCGCGCGACCCGCTCCCAGCTCCACACGATGGCCGACGACGGCTGGGAGATGGCTTCGCATCCCCAGTTCGAGGAAGCACCACTACCGACGCTGTCGCGGAAACGACAACGGGAGGCCATCGAACGCTCGCAACGGTGGCTCATCGACGAAGGGTTCGACAGCGGCGGTGAGACGTTGATCTGGCCGTTCGGTGACTTCGACGAAGGCGTGCTCGACATGGTCGGCGAGTTCCACGAACTGGCGTTCGGCGGCGGCTCCTCGCCGGCCCCGTGGGCGATCACCGAACCGGCGTGGGTTCCCCGGGTCAACGGGGACAACCCGGAAGAGGTGCGACAGGCCGTGGACATGGCTGCCGGGTTCGGCGGCGTCACGACCGTCATGTTCCACACGATCGGGCAAGCCCGGCTGTCGACCGCGGCGTTTCGCGACGAACTCCACTACATCGAGCAGGCGGACGTGGATGTCGTCTTGCCGTCGGCGCTCGCGGACGCACAGCCCTACTGA
- a CDS encoding amidohydrolase family protein, with amino-acid sequence MDSSPTLVVRNALLPENDASVDIAIDDDRIAAICPAIDGEGETELDAERNLVSPGFVDAHVHLDMAFSASGDRRPRYNEGGADRAETIERTATYFAEADHDELVANARRAADQAIANGILHLRTHAYVDGTVGTDVVEAISAVRETIGDRLDIEIVAFPQYGVRRDEGSVEAVRAALDTGADLVGGLDPATFNDDREGTIATWFEIATDHDADLDVHIHERGTTGMRTLRHLAEATIERDYEGRVTASHAYALGDAASDQAPNWEGRLGDAMETFAAAELDFITCYQSTPRGMPIRRFHDAGLTMAHGTDQVHDLWGAHGNVDALEAMLVESLTLDGYATNRGLRSLWNLVTEQGGTILDLDDYALAEGAPANLVVHHGPSPEWAITSNRTPRYVVSAGEVVARDGTLQ; translated from the coding sequence ATGGATTCCTCGCCGACACTCGTCGTCCGCAACGCCCTTCTTCCGGAAAACGACGCATCCGTCGACATCGCGATCGACGACGACCGAATCGCGGCGATCTGCCCGGCAATCGACGGAGAGGGAGAGACCGAACTCGATGCCGAGAGAAACCTCGTCTCGCCGGGGTTCGTCGACGCACACGTCCATCTCGATATGGCGTTCTCGGCGTCTGGCGACCGCCGCCCGCGATACAATGAGGGCGGGGCCGATCGGGCGGAGACGATCGAGCGCACGGCGACGTACTTCGCCGAGGCGGACCACGACGAGCTCGTGGCGAACGCTCGCCGCGCGGCCGATCAGGCGATCGCCAACGGCATTCTCCACCTCAGAACGCACGCCTACGTCGACGGGACGGTCGGGACGGACGTCGTCGAGGCGATCTCGGCGGTTCGAGAGACGATCGGCGACCGTCTCGATATCGAGATCGTCGCGTTCCCGCAGTACGGCGTCCGCCGCGACGAGGGCTCGGTTGAAGCCGTCCGTGCGGCGCTTGACACCGGGGCCGATCTCGTCGGCGGGCTCGATCCCGCGACGTTCAACGACGATCGCGAGGGGACGATCGCCACGTGGTTCGAAATCGCTACCGATCACGACGCCGACCTCGACGTCCACATCCACGAGCGCGGCACGACCGGGATGCGGACGCTCCGCCATCTCGCCGAGGCGACGATCGAACGCGATTACGAGGGCCGAGTCACGGCGAGTCACGCGTACGCGCTCGGCGACGCTGCGAGCGATCAGGCACCCAATTGGGAGGGACGACTTGGCGACGCGATGGAGACGTTCGCGGCGGCCGAACTCGATTTCATCACTTGCTATCAGAGCACGCCACGGGGCATGCCGATCCGCCGGTTCCACGATGCGGGGCTCACGATGGCCCACGGCACCGATCAGGTCCACGACCTCTGGGGTGCTCACGGTAACGTCGACGCGCTCGAAGCGATGCTCGTCGAGTCGCTCACACTCGATGGCTACGCGACGAATCGGGGATTACGCTCTCTCTGGAACCTCGTCACTGAACAGGGTGGGACGATTCTGGATCTCGACGATTACGCGCTCGCCGAGGGAGCCCCGGCGAACCTCGTCGTCCATCACGGGCCGTCGCCGGAGTGGGCGATCACGTCCAACCGGACGCCGCGATACGTCGTGAGCGCGGGCGAGGTCGTCGCCCGTGACGGAACCCTTCAGTAG
- a CDS encoding VOC family protein, translating into MDSIAFTHASISAHDLAEAVRFYTDVFGMERIPSPDLPVPVEWLQCGDKQLHLFERQVEAPEYHHFAVHVDDFERVYRIALERDLFDEYAADGVPAIYELPDGVLQTYIRDPSGNLVEVDRPDTKGLDSEIAAAVEKRSETVSQSEEGLRSSLYTDS; encoded by the coding sequence ATGGATTCGATAGCGTTCACTCACGCGAGCATCTCCGCGCACGACCTCGCGGAAGCGGTCCGGTTCTACACCGACGTGTTCGGCATGGAGCGCATCCCGTCGCCCGATCTGCCCGTCCCGGTCGAGTGGCTCCAGTGTGGCGACAAACAGCTCCACCTGTTCGAGCGGCAGGTCGAAGCGCCCGAATACCACCACTTCGCCGTCCACGTCGACGACTTCGAGCGCGTCTACCGCATTGCCCTGGAACGCGACCTCTTCGACGAGTATGCCGCTGACGGCGTGCCGGCGATCTACGAACTCCCCGATGGTGTACTCCAGACGTACATCCGCGATCCGAGCGGCAACCTGGTCGAAGTTGATCGTCCCGACACGAAGGGGCTGGATTCGGAGATCGCGGCGGCCGTGGAGAAACGCTCGGAGACCGTCTCCCAGTCCGAGGAAGGACTCCGATCGTCGCTCTATACGGATTCCTGA
- a CDS encoding LLM class flavin-dependent oxidoreductase has translation MKLGTGLFTGQRRPDDDRSMSELYDEILTLGRAIDDAGLDSAWVSEHHFAEDGYLSGTMPTLGALAAVTDEIEIGTCIALAPLYDGVRLAEDAATVDLLADGRLTLGLAIGSNPDEFEQFGVPREERAERLADQVNLLRAAWSAGPLDYDADFHDITPDVSVTPKPDGGVPILLGGAAKPAVRRAARTADAWCAPSKLPLSGIEKRVDDIRKVREKEGIDGEFTVYALVHGWVDESREAAWETMKPGYFYLQRRYAEIFSGESVDELSAERKQELKENAVFGTTEQVATELERYRAATGDDTHIIFRTYHPGIGTDAMVDCIDRLGTEVAPMLR, from the coding sequence ATGAAGCTCGGGACCGGACTGTTCACCGGCCAGCGGCGACCCGACGACGACCGCTCGATGAGCGAGCTCTACGACGAGATCCTCACGCTCGGGCGAGCGATCGACGACGCGGGTCTCGACAGCGCGTGGGTCTCCGAACACCACTTCGCCGAGGACGGCTATCTCTCTGGAACGATGCCGACGCTCGGCGCGCTCGCGGCCGTGACAGACGAGATCGAGATCGGGACGTGCATCGCGCTCGCGCCCCTCTACGATGGCGTTCGGCTGGCCGAGGACGCGGCGACAGTCGATCTGCTTGCCGATGGTCGGTTGACGCTCGGGCTCGCCATCGGCTCGAACCCCGACGAGTTCGAGCAGTTCGGCGTCCCGCGCGAGGAACGCGCCGAACGCCTCGCCGATCAGGTGAACCTCCTACGAGCGGCGTGGTCCGCCGGTCCACTCGACTACGACGCCGACTTCCACGACATCACTCCCGACGTGAGCGTGACGCCGAAACCCGACGGGGGTGTGCCGATACTGCTCGGCGGTGCGGCCAAACCGGCTGTCCGCCGTGCCGCCCGGACTGCCGACGCGTGGTGTGCCCCCTCGAAACTCCCTCTTTCAGGCATCGAAAAGCGCGTCGACGACATCCGTAAGGTCCGCGAGAAGGAGGGAATCGACGGCGAGTTCACGGTGTACGCGCTCGTCCACGGTTGGGTCGACGAGTCGCGCGAGGCGGCATGGGAAACGATGAAACCCGGCTACTTCTACCTCCAGCGGCGCTACGCCGAAATCTTCTCCGGCGAATCGGTCGACGAACTCTCCGCCGAGCGAAAGCAGGAATTGAAAGAAAACGCGGTATTCGGTACAACCGAACAGGTCGCGACAGAGTTAGAGCGATACCGTGCGGCCACGGGCGACGACACTCATATCATCTTTCGCACCTATCATCCCGGTATCGGCACCGATGCGATGGTCGATTGTATCGATCGGCTCGGTACCGAGGTCGCGCCGATGCTTCGGTGA
- a CDS encoding DNA methyltransferase, protein MTFLTLPYEKPTALPSSADGDPRTPPSYVAHFLTEHTAPDAVVLDPFAGFGTTLAVGERLGREVYGIEYERERVTHIEERIDHPERVVHASALDLPSHDVPAIDCCFTSPPYMVESMDVDPLANYDDESETTYEEYLDAIETVFAHVGEIVVPDGTVLVDVANMKHDGRVTTLAWDVADAVAATFEFRGEVVVGWENEDERYSDDPEGGVYGYGYDHSYCLVFDAPNQ, encoded by the coding sequence ATGACGTTCCTGACGCTACCCTACGAGAAACCGACGGCGCTCCCGTCGTCCGCCGACGGTGATCCCCGCACGCCACCGTCGTACGTGGCACATTTCCTGACCGAGCACACCGCTCCGGATGCCGTGGTGCTCGATCCGTTCGCCGGGTTCGGCACCACGCTCGCCGTCGGCGAACGGTTGGGACGGGAAGTCTACGGCATCGAGTACGAACGCGAGCGGGTCACGCACATCGAGGAACGGATCGATCATCCGGAACGTGTCGTTCACGCGAGCGCGCTCGATCTCCCATCGCACGACGTTCCGGCGATCGACTGCTGTTTCACCTCGCCGCCGTATATGGTCGAATCGATGGACGTCGATCCGCTGGCGAACTACGACGATGAGAGCGAGACGACGTACGAGGAATATCTCGATGCGATCGAAACGGTGTTCGCCCACGTCGGCGAAATCGTCGTTCCCGATGGGACGGTGCTCGTCGACGTCGCCAACATGAAACACGACGGGAGAGTGACCACGCTGGCGTGGGACGTGGCGGATGCCGTCGCAGCGACGTTCGAGTTCCGCGGCGAGGTCGTCGTCGGCTGGGAGAACGAGGACGAGAGATACTCTGACGACCCCGAGGGCGGCGTTTACGGGTACGGCTACGATCACAGCTACTGCCTCGTCTTCGATGCGCCGAATCAGTAG
- a CDS encoding M24 family metallopeptidase: protein MYERDFMEGTRGTQAVDWEERIDVKRLREERYEKALERLADSELGSMLLVSDPNIRYVTGLAMTGGSGADHYTLLTENGDVIHWDTADHASNQLFNCPWLDDIRYAAPGLGNVPRASGRDSAREFLTEKMASLVQEAMAEYGVAKEPMGLDVGNAGLIDAFESGSVEVRTKECVDLMHDARKTKTSDEIECLRMVAAICEAGFQQITESARPGKRESEVWGDAVRELWRHGAMAQGGYVTSGPNTWPKHQANTTDRAIRPGDIVYADFYNVGYLGYRSCYYRTFSMGEPTQAQRDAYETARDNLYDVLERIEPGATTDEIAQGFPDMAGEHADWYDADEHWQMTTNHWAHGLGLQLYEVPLIWRGLSPDHPIEIEEGMTMAVETMEPADRQGVRVEEMVVVRENGVEILSQWPVEEITRIDY, encoded by the coding sequence ATGTACGAGCGCGATTTCATGGAAGGGACGCGGGGGACTCAAGCTGTGGACTGGGAGGAGCGCATCGACGTCAAACGTCTGCGTGAGGAACGCTACGAGAAGGCCCTGGAGCGACTGGCGGACTCGGAGCTCGGCTCGATGCTGCTGGTCTCGGACCCGAACATCCGGTACGTCACCGGGCTCGCGATGACCGGCGGGAGCGGGGCGGACCACTACACGCTCCTCACCGAGAACGGCGACGTAATCCACTGGGACACCGCCGATCACGCCTCGAACCAGCTGTTCAACTGTCCCTGGCTTGACGACATCCGCTACGCCGCGCCGGGGCTGGGCAACGTCCCGCGCGCGTCGGGCCGCGACTCCGCGCGCGAGTTCCTGACCGAAAAGATGGCGAGTCTCGTGCAGGAAGCGATGGCAGAGTACGGTGTCGCGAAGGAACCGATGGGTCTCGACGTCGGCAATGCAGGACTGATCGACGCTTTCGAATCGGGCAGCGTCGAGGTCCGCACGAAGGAATGCGTCGACTTGATGCACGATGCCCGAAAAACCAAGACGAGCGACGAGATCGAGTGTCTGCGGATGGTGGCGGCGATCTGTGAGGCAGGGTTCCAGCAAATAACCGAATCGGCTCGACCCGGCAAGCGCGAATCGGAGGTCTGGGGCGATGCAGTGCGCGAACTCTGGCGACACGGCGCGATGGCCCAAGGTGGCTACGTGACCAGCGGACCGAACACGTGGCCGAAACATCAGGCCAACACTACTGACAGAGCGATTCGACCGGGCGACATCGTATATGCCGACTTCTACAACGTCGGCTACCTCGGCTATCGCTCGTGTTACTACCGCACCTTCTCGATGGGCGAACCCACCCAGGCCCAGCGGGATGCCTACGAGACCGCCCGGGACAACCTCTACGACGTGCTCGAACGGATCGAACCGGGTGCGACGACCGACGAGATCGCCCAAGGGTTTCCGGACATGGCGGGCGAGCACGCCGACTGGTACGACGCCGACGAACACTGGCAGATGACGACGAACCACTGGGCGCACGGATTGGGCCTCCAACTCTACGAGGTGCCCCTGATCTGGCGCGGGCTCTCGCCCGACCATCCCATCGAGATCGAGGAGGGGATGACGATGGCCGTCGAGACGATGGAGCCGGCCGACCGCCAGGGCGTGCGCGTCGAGGAGATGGTCGTCGTCCGCGAGAACGGTGTCGAGATCCTGAGCCAGTGGCCAGTCGAGGAGATCACCCGCATCGACTACTGA
- a CDS encoding EthD domain-containing protein yields the protein MYKHVALLVRKDGMEYDAFREHWEEIHSPLAKDIEGVVRYQTVYPTDPDTAEFDGLAELYFESLDDLHEALGSEGDRDYDPTREIAAEAREDVNNFLDIDRRPRFIGEEKVWKDEIDGDTDELYKHSAFLVRKDGMNHDEFREHWEETHSPLAKDIEGVVRYQTVYPTDPDNAEFDGVAELYFESLDDLHQALGSEGSRDYDPTREVAAEARRDVDNFLDIDRRPRFIGEEKVWKDEIDDVEGY from the coding sequence ATGTACAAACACGTCGCATTGCTCGTCCGTAAGGACGGGATGGAGTACGACGCGTTTCGCGAACACTGGGAAGAGATCCACTCGCCGCTGGCGAAGGACATTGAAGGCGTCGTTCGCTATCAAACGGTCTATCCTACCGATCCCGACACCGCCGAGTTCGACGGCCTCGCCGAACTCTACTTCGAATCGCTCGACGATCTCCACGAGGCGCTCGGCAGCGAAGGAGATCGGGATTACGACCCCACCCGAGAGATTGCAGCGGAGGCACGCGAGGACGTAAACAATTTCCTCGATATCGATCGCCGACCCAGATTCATCGGCGAGGAGAAAGTCTGGAAGGACGAGATCGACGGAGATACTGATGAACTCTACAAACACTCGGCGTTCCTCGTTCGCAAGGATGGGATGAACCACGACGAGTTTCGCGAACACTGGGAGGAGACCCACTCACCGCTGGCGAAGGACATCGAGGGCGTCGTTCGCTACCAGACCGTCTATCCCACCGATCCCGACAACGCCGAGTTCGATGGCGTCGCCGAACTCTATTTCGAATCGCTCGACGACCTCCACCAAGCGCTCGGCAGTGAGGGAAGTCGTGACTACGACCCGACGCGGGAGGTTGCGGCGGAGGCCCGAAGGGACGTGGACAACTTCTTAGACATCGATCGTCGGCCCCGCTTCATCGGCGAGGAGAAAGTCTGGAAGGACGAGATCGACGACGTCGAAGGCTACTGA